A single genomic interval of Osmerus eperlanus chromosome 14, fOsmEpe2.1, whole genome shotgun sequence harbors:
- the myoz2b gene encoding myozenin-2b isoform X2 produces the protein MDLGKKLSTPKDIMLEELSLLSNRGSRLFKMRQRRSEKYTFESIQNETNMQLNNDLENTEITEDGGKTPPNTPALGNPPNPENIAPGYGGPLQDVPAEKFNSTAVPKSYHSPWEQAIINDPALAETLNLKMPAPEPRPEGPDYKSFNRVATPFGGFDKAPRGITFKLPELDLNAPKYPELQDPGIKRPTFNRTALGWISDGSPIILPIVPLEPMIIPESDDL, from the exons ATGGACCTTGGAAAAAAGCTGAGTACTCCCAAAGACATCATGCTTGAGgagctttctctcctctccaacagAGGCTCAAGACTTTTCAAAATGCGCCAGCGGCGGTCGGAGAAATACACATTTGAAAGTATCCAGAATGAGACAAACATGCAGCTGAAT AATGATTTGGAAAATACTGAAATCACAGAGGATGGAGGCAAAACTCCTCCTAACACTCCAGCTCTGGGAAACCCTCCAAATCCAGAAAACATTGCACCAG GCTACGGGGGCCCTTTGCAGGATGTTCCTGCTGAGAAGTTTAACAGTACTGCCGTGCCCAAGTCCTACCACTCCCCGTGGGAGCAGGCTATCATCAACGACCCAGCCCTCGCTGAAACTCTTAACCTTAAGATGCCCGCCCCTGAGCCCAGGCCGGAGGGTCCTGACTACAAGAGCTTCAATAG GGTGGCCACACCTTTCGGCGGTTTCGACAAAGCCCCCAGGGGAATCACCTTCAAGCTCCCTGAGTTGGACCTCAATGCCCCCAAGTACCCTGAGCTCCAGGACCCCGGGATAAAGCGGCCTACCTTCAACAGGACTGCCCTTGGGTGGATCTCTGATGGCAGCCCCATCATCCTTCCCATTGTCCCGCTGGAGCCTATGATAATCCCAGAGTCTGATGACCTGTAG
- the myoz2b gene encoding myozenin-2b isoform X1: protein MSQYCTMPTRERKMHAAAICREVQGGDANGDTMDLGKKLSTPKDIMLEELSLLSNRGSRLFKMRQRRSEKYTFESIQNETNMQLNNDLENTEITEDGGKTPPNTPALGNPPNPENIAPGYGGPLQDVPAEKFNSTAVPKSYHSPWEQAIINDPALAETLNLKMPAPEPRPEGPDYKSFNRVATPFGGFDKAPRGITFKLPELDLNAPKYPELQDPGIKRPTFNRTALGWISDGSPIILPIVPLEPMIIPESDDL from the exons ATGTCTCAATACTGTACTATGCCGACCCGTGAGAGGAAGATGCACGCGGCCGCTATTTGTCGAGAGGTCCAGGGGGGCGATGCCAATG GTGACACCATGGACCTTGGAAAAAAGCTGAGTACTCCCAAAGACATCATGCTTGAGgagctttctctcctctccaacagAGGCTCAAGACTTTTCAAAATGCGCCAGCGGCGGTCGGAGAAATACACATTTGAAAGTATCCAGAATGAGACAAACATGCAGCTGAAT AATGATTTGGAAAATACTGAAATCACAGAGGATGGAGGCAAAACTCCTCCTAACACTCCAGCTCTGGGAAACCCTCCAAATCCAGAAAACATTGCACCAG GCTACGGGGGCCCTTTGCAGGATGTTCCTGCTGAGAAGTTTAACAGTACTGCCGTGCCCAAGTCCTACCACTCCCCGTGGGAGCAGGCTATCATCAACGACCCAGCCCTCGCTGAAACTCTTAACCTTAAGATGCCCGCCCCTGAGCCCAGGCCGGAGGGTCCTGACTACAAGAGCTTCAATAG GGTGGCCACACCTTTCGGCGGTTTCGACAAAGCCCCCAGGGGAATCACCTTCAAGCTCCCTGAGTTGGACCTCAATGCCCCCAAGTACCCTGAGCTCCAGGACCCCGGGATAAAGCGGCCTACCTTCAACAGGACTGCCCTTGGGTGGATCTCTGATGGCAGCCCCATCATCCTTCCCATTGTCCCGCTGGAGCCTATGATAATCCCAGAGTCTGATGACCTGTAG
- the LOC134033469 gene encoding uncharacterized protein LOC134033469: protein MPSYKPMFPSITPGYQPSLSLMERQTSMPDRSYKPPTPWQAAARSPLGLVDEAFNYQNLPQSIASNVAFAAHRRSLPEPPAEWKRKVSLDTHGAGPHEGYYPTSPHFHPLSMSQTRSSLEKPVIYGPPFRPAQPLKPRSRASFEYTGVSMGHRSPTSHAPLVTTAMRR from the coding sequence ATGCCCTCTTATAAGCCCATGTTTCCTTCCATCACCCCTGGATACCAGCCATCTCTGAGTCTGATGGAGAGGCAGACATCCATGCCGGATAGGAGCTACAAGCCCCCTACTCCCTGGCAGGCCGCGGCCAGGAGCCCCCTGGGCCTGGTGGACGAGGCCTTCAACTACCAGAACCTCCCACAGTCTATCGCCTCCAACGTTGCGTTTGCCGCCCACCGTAGATCTCTCCCCGAGCCTCCGGCTGAGTGGAAGCGCAAGGTGTCGCTGGACACCCATGGAGCAGGTCCTCATGAGGGGTATTATCCTACAAGTCCACATTTTCACCCCCTGTCCATGAGCCAGACCAGGTCTTCACTGGAGAAACCTGTCATCTACGGGCCTCCCTTTAGGCCCGCCCAGCCTCTGAAGCCACGGAGTAGGGCTAGCTTCGAATACACTGGTGTCAGCATGGGCCACCGCAGTCCAACTAGCCACGCTCCTTTGGTTACTACTGCAATGAGAAGGTAA
- the synpo2b gene encoding synaptopodin-2, producing the protein MEPEIEVQDNNGLDTLSGSTRSLELYFSKSQDGSYCDETRSDEDSSFNPERLHEEIDNSESPQPLNWEDMHIEKCSTKYNKSPSENHENYTFPQDTCCIKPGADYHPTTSTSLPSLPSSKSPTLDPDLGRLSLRQSPDSFTSSLGFQVETNQTLTRTTTTVLTPTPSPPLGPKGKPSSGTGARGNGSVESPDEGGSREETPPAPVSSGMPGQAAEQAEEWESDRDLCRASKHRARRTRLSHNESQTEKWVKEAKSKCKRISRLLTNAPNPRNKGALLFKKRRQRVKKYTFVSYGTGQEEIESEDGKSVGLNFLSPCDSELEDDYSLYSQDLGVPVLNLNLNRDNFFRLDRAPDKMEHLPETKGKGVMMFAQRRQRIEDLTLEHEEMRCRGIPVEGVMEPEPAEVQNTHDMSELPVQSAEQHANHAFMEAHTMKHMHYEESNQLDMHARQVMNSMEEVLPKPLVPNRTAKPFSCFNIRAPAPFPPPSSVPIPVARRPELKFKVPVPVNTNPQVWSPTGDIIASRDERISVPAFKTGILPESKRRGSNKQHSMSNQASSNTYLQNKGERRSYIESGQEEDYLSLGAEACNFMQPRAMKLKNPPPVAPKPTINPSCPPWSKDGPPRDAFHPPRSPIPISSHVPAASPKQPSYQQQNNPTVLRQPLLDPQQLANPWARSNTQGQLQPPMNAWAPANSPLQPQPSLNSWSHQPPRSPVSINAPTSAVPHAPPASWNKPAVNSVASCPAKPVNSNIHSSKAPLTSSRRPSDRGSSTAVDAPPMMGRGAELFAKRQSRMEKFVVDADTVQANLARSPSPISSLPNTWRYSPNVRAPPPVSFNPLLAPFYPPAAAKQPPSTSPKIKSKAKAKSKPPPPKHLDTLDVMKHQPYQLDSSLFRYEANTEARSPSQASPIPPSDASPAPTPSPIPAPSPRHAHNSHSANQQRKPVASSKPIASVSVSYPFDRQPASSSEPPLANKQLNKKPTASPATHDLSKKLVSGTHCPLPTSISDFSSFSVSKPIAPLSSGPLFTKSALPMAPRPRFSAKKPAGSSKQWKPVVLQY; encoded by the exons ATGGAACCTGAGATAGAGGTTCAGGATAACAATGGCTTAGACACTTTGTCAGGGTCTACCCGCTCCCTGGAACTCTACTTCTCCAAGTCCCAAGATGGCTCCTACTGTGATGAAACAAGAAGTGATGAAGACAGTTCTTTTAACCCGGAACGCCTACATGAAGAAATAGACAACTCAGAATCCCCTCAACCACTTAACTGGGAGGATATGCATATAGAGAAATGTTCAACTAAATACAACAAGAGTCCAAGTGAAAATCATGAGAATTACACTTTTCCCCAGGATACATGTTGTATTAAACCTGGGGCCGACTACCATCCCACAACCAGCACATCTTTACCATCTCTACCGTCCTCAAAATCCCCCACCTTGGACCCGGACTTAGGCCGACTTTCTCTGAGGCAGTCACCCgattccttcacctcctccttggGATTCCAGGTTGAGACGAACCAGACCCTGACCCGCACAACGACCACGGTGCTGACCCCGACCCCGTCTCCACCTCTAGGCCCCAAAGGGAAGCCGAGCTCTGGGACTGGGGCCAGGGGGAATGGGAGTGTTGAATCTCCAGAtgaaggagggagcagagaagaaacacctcctgctcctgtctcctctggaaTGCCAGGCCAGGCTGCTGAGCAGGCAGAGGAGTGGGAGTCTGACAGGGATCTGTGCAGAGCCAGCAAGCACAGGGCGAGGCGCACAC gACTCAGCCACAACGAGAGTCAAACAGAGAAGTGGGTGAAGGAAGCCAAGTCTAAATGTAAACGCATCTCTCGTCTTCTTACTAATGCACCGAACCCCCGAAATAAAGGTGCACTGCTGTTTAAGAAACGGCGACAGAGGGTGAAAAAGTACACGTTTGTAAGCTACGGTACTGGACAGGAAGAGATAGAAAGTGAAGACGGCAAATCTGTTGGGTTGAACTTTTTGTCCCCTTGTGATTCTGAGCTAGAGGACGACTACTCGCTTTATTCCCAAGATCTGGGGGTTCCGGTTTTGAATTTGAATCTAAACAGAGACAACTTTTTTCGGTTAGACAGAGCGCCTGACAAGATGGAGCACCTGCCAGAAACTAAAGGCAAGGGCGTGATGATGTTCGCTCAACGCCGTCAAAGGATTGAGGACCTTACGTTGGAGCACGAGGAGATGAGATGCAGGGGAATACCTGTGGAAGGGGTCATGGAGCCCGAACCAGCAGAGGTGCAGAATACTCATGATATGAGTGAATTACCTGTTCAGTCGGCAGAGCAGCATGCTAACCATGCCTTCATGGAGGCTCACACCATGAAGCACATGCACTATGAAGAAAGCAATCAACTGGATATGCATGCAAGACAAGTTATGAACAGTATGGAAGAAGTACTGCCTAAGCCCCTTGTGCCAAATAGAACAGCCAAGCCCTTCTCATGTTTTAACATCAGAGCACCTGCACCCTTTCCACCTCCTAGCTCTGTCCCCATCCCAGTTGCAAGGAGGCCTGAGCTTAAGTTTAAGGTCCCAGTTCCTGTTAATACAAATCCACAGGTGTGGTCCCCGACTGGGGATATCATAGCCTCCAGGGATGAGCGCATATCTGTGCCTGCATTCAAGACAGGCATCCTTCCAGAATCTAAAAGAAGAGGCTCAAATAAGCAGCATTCAATGTCAAATCAAGCCTCCTCCAACACTTATCTCCAAAACAAAGGGGAGCGAAGATCTTACATTGAGTCAGGCCAAGAGGAAGACTATCTTAGTCTCGGAGCAGAGGCCTGCAACTTCATGCAACCAAGAGCTATGAAGCTTAAGAATCCCCCACCCGTTGCCCCAAAGCCCACCATCAACCCATCTTGTCCTCCATGGtcaaaagatggtcctccacgTGATGCCTTTCACCCTCCCAGAAGTCCAATTCCTATATCCTCCCATGTTCCTGCTGCCTCTCCAAAACAACCGTCCTACCAACAGCAAAACAACCCTACAGTTTTGCGTCAACCATTACTAGACCCACAGCAACTGGCCAACCCCTGGGCACGATCTAACACTCAGGGACAGCTACAGCCGCCAATGAACGCTTGGGCACCTGCCAACTCTCCTCTTCAGCCTCAGCCAAGTTTGAATAGCTGGAGTCATCAGCCACCTCGATCCCCAGTGAGTATTAATGCTCCAACTTCTGCTGTGCCACACGCACCTCCAGCCTCATGGAACAAGCCGGCTGTTAATTCAGTAGCTTCTTGCCCAGCCAAACCGGTCAACTCCAACATCCACTCTTCCAAGGCACCACTCACTTCATCTAGGAGACCTTCAGATAGAGGGTCTAGCACGGCTGTGGATGCCCCACCAATGATGGGAAGAGGTGCCGAGCTTTTTGCTAAGAGGCAGTCTCGGATGGAGAAGTTTGTGGTGGATGCTGATACAGTTCAAGCCAACCTGGCCAGGTCCCCTTCCCCCATCTCTTCCCTCCCCAACACATGGAGATATTCTCCCAACGTCagagccccacctcctgtctcgTTCAACCCCCTCCTTGCTCCTTTTTACCCCCCGGCTGCTGCCAAGCAACCCCCTTCCACCAGCCCTAAAATCAAGTCTAAGGCAAAAGCAAAATCCAAACCACCACCCCCAAAGCACCTGGACACCTTAGATGTTATGAAACATCAGCCCTACCAGCTGGACTCCTCACTCTTTAGATATGAAGCTAACACTGAGGCCAGAAGCCCTAGCCAGGCATCCCCCATCCCACCCTCTGATGCTAGCCCCGCACCTACCCCAAGTCCTATCCCTGCCCCTTCTCCTCGTCATGCCCACAACTCGCACTCAGCCAATCAACAAAGGAAGCCTGTAGCTTCTTCTAAGCCCATTGCATCGGTAAGTGTCTCATATCCTTTCGACCGTCAACCTGCAAGTTCATCTGAGCCACCCCTAGCAAATAAGCAACTGAATAAAAAACCCACTGCCTCACCTGCTACGCATGACCTTTCAAAAAAACTGGTTTCAGGCACCCATTGCCCTCTACCCACAAGCATCTCAGATTTTTCTTCTTTTAGTGTAAGCAAACCTATAGCGCCCTTGTCCTCTGGACCCCTTTTCACTAAAAGTGCCCTTCCAATGGCTCCTCGGCCAAGGTTCTCTGCTAAGAAGCCGGCAGGATCAAGTAAACAATGGAAGCCTGTTGTACTCCAATATTAG
- the LOC134034251 gene encoding solute carrier family 22 member 7-like isoform X2, with amino-acid sequence MKFDNVLSEINGCGKYQIMIILIQSISRLSLPCHFLLNNFIAAMPSHHCNLSGLDNGSIFGNLTQEQRLVVSIPQQEDGVPNSCEMFPEPQYQLLSNSSSMTNAATVQCQNGWVYDHSTFTSTVATEWDLVCNGKAMNKATATLYFIGVMCGAPLFGFLSDRFGRRTMLMVSYLSSMAFATMSAFSTSYLMFVIMRFFTGFALAGISIISFVLNVEWFDIHHRTFAGVIVSLDWTLGNWLLVGIAYFVRDWRRLILAATSPLLLSVFAWRWLPESARWLVASGQAEKAHGLLRQCAHINKRSMPMADITPEMLVKSVTAERSHKKYTLIDLVRTPNIRKLTICTGIVWFGVAFTYYGISLNITGFGLNIYLTQFLYAFIEMPGKIGVFYFLKKIGRKPGQVWTLLLTGLCLLISMWIPKDMREFSAIVSIIGKGLSEGSFTIIYLYTIELFPTVVRQNGLGYTAFVARLGVSIAPLIFLLEDVWQRLPAVIYCMVAIGSGLVASLLPETLNICLPEFIEDIEKPRYSKNVIESVLVQIKLTV; translated from the exons ATGAAATTTGACAACGTTCTTTCGGAAATCAATGGATGTGGGAAGTATCAAATCATGATAATCCTGATTCAAAGCATATCGCGACTATCTCTGCCGTGTCACTTCTTGCTAAACAACTTTATTGCAGCTATGCCTTCCCATCACTGTAACCTCAGCGGTCTGGATAATGGGAGCATCTTTGGAAATCTAACCCAGGAACAGAGACTGGTAGTCAGTATCCCACAGCAGGAGGATGGGGTTCCAAACTCCTGTGAGATGTTTCCAGAACCCCAGTATCAACTGTTGTCCAACTCCTCCAGCATGACTAATGCAGCCACAGTTCAGTGTCAGAATGGATGGGTATATGATCATAGCACTTTCACATCCACTGTGGCAACAGAG TGGGACCTAGTGTGCAACGGTAAAGCGATGAACAAAGCAACAGCCACTCTTTACTTCATTGGAGTCATGTGCGGAGCCCCTCTGTTTGGGTTCCTCAGTGACAG ATTTGGACGGCGAACCATGCTTATGGTGTCTTACCTGTCATCTATGGCATTTGCCACTATGAGTGCATTCTCTACCTCCTACTTAATGTTTGTTATCATGAGATTCTTCACTGGATTCGCTCTTGCTGGAATTAGCATAATCTCCTTTGTACTAA ATGTCGAATGGTTTGACATCCATCACAGGACATTTGCTGGTGTCATTGTGAGCTTAGATTGGACGCTTGGAAACTGGCTGCTAGTGGGAATTGCATACTTTGTGAGAGACTGGCGGAGGCTGATATTAGCAGCGACTTCTCCTCTCCTATTGTCTGTTTTTGCCTGGAG GTGGCTTCCAGAGTCTGCCAGATGGTTGGTAGCCAGTGGACAAGCAGAAAAGGCTCATGGATTACTTAGACAATGTGCCCATATTAACAAAAGATCCATGCCAATGGCTGACATCACACCAGAG ATGCTTGTAAAGTCAGTGACAGCCGAAAGGAGTCATAAGAAGTACACTTTGATCGACCTGGTGAGAACTCCAAACATCAGGAAACTTACTATTTGTACAGGCATTGTGTG GTTTGGAGTTGCTTTTACATATTATGGAATAAGTCTCAACATCACTGGGTTTGGGCTGAACATCTACCTCACGCAGTTCCTTTACGCATTCATAGAGATGCCAGGCAAGATTGGGGTGTTTTACTTTTTGAAAAAAATTGGCAGAAAACCTGGACAAGTGTGGACCCTTCTTCTGACAGGACTCTGTCTACTTATCAGCATGTGGATCCCAAAAG ACATGAGGGAGTTTAGtgccattgtgtccataattGGAAAAGGCCTATCAGAAGGATCTTTTACAATCATTTATCTTTACACCATTGAACTCTTCCCAACTGTTGTACG GCAGAACGGTTTGGGTTACACTGCGTTTGTTGCACGTCTGGGAGTGTCCATCGCACCCCTCATCTTTCTATTGGAGGATGTGTGGCAGCGTCTGCCGGCGGTGATCTATTGTATGGTGGCCATTGGTTCTGGTTTGGTGGCATCCCTCCTGCCTGAGACTCTTAACATTTGTCTTCCAGAGTTCATAGAGGATATTGAGAAACCGAGGTACAGTAaaaatgtgattgaatcagtGTTAGTT CAGATAAAATTAACCGTGTAG
- the LOC134034251 gene encoding solute carrier family 22 member 7-like isoform X1 — protein sequence MKFDNVLSEINGCGKYQIMIILIQSISRLSLPCHFLLNNFIAAMPSHHCNLSGLDNGSIFGNLTQEQRLVVSIPQQEDGVPNSCEMFPEPQYQLLSNSSSMTNAATVQCQNGWVYDHSTFTSTVATEWDLVCNGKAMNKATATLYFIGVMCGAPLFGFLSDRFGRRTMLMVSYLSSMAFATMSAFSTSYLMFVIMRFFTGFALAGISIISFVLNVEWFDIHHRTFAGVIVSLDWTLGNWLLVGIAYFVRDWRRLILAATSPLLLSVFAWRWLPESARWLVASGQAEKAHGLLRQCAHINKRSMPMADITPEMLVKSVTAERSHKKYTLIDLVRTPNIRKLTICTGIVWFGVAFTYYGISLNITGFGLNIYLTQFLYAFIEMPGKIGVFYFLKKIGRKPGQVWTLLLTGLCLLISMWIPKDMREFSAIVSIIGKGLSEGSFTIIYLYTIELFPTVVRQNGLGYTAFVARLGVSIAPLIFLLEDVWQRLPAVIYCMVAIGSGLVASLLPETLNICLPEFIEDIEKPRAESKLGRNQTEGQHLNKENFSDENDEEKMNLREAL from the exons ATGAAATTTGACAACGTTCTTTCGGAAATCAATGGATGTGGGAAGTATCAAATCATGATAATCCTGATTCAAAGCATATCGCGACTATCTCTGCCGTGTCACTTCTTGCTAAACAACTTTATTGCAGCTATGCCTTCCCATCACTGTAACCTCAGCGGTCTGGATAATGGGAGCATCTTTGGAAATCTAACCCAGGAACAGAGACTGGTAGTCAGTATCCCACAGCAGGAGGATGGGGTTCCAAACTCCTGTGAGATGTTTCCAGAACCCCAGTATCAACTGTTGTCCAACTCCTCCAGCATGACTAATGCAGCCACAGTTCAGTGTCAGAATGGATGGGTATATGATCATAGCACTTTCACATCCACTGTGGCAACAGAG TGGGACCTAGTGTGCAACGGTAAAGCGATGAACAAAGCAACAGCCACTCTTTACTTCATTGGAGTCATGTGCGGAGCCCCTCTGTTTGGGTTCCTCAGTGACAG ATTTGGACGGCGAACCATGCTTATGGTGTCTTACCTGTCATCTATGGCATTTGCCACTATGAGTGCATTCTCTACCTCCTACTTAATGTTTGTTATCATGAGATTCTTCACTGGATTCGCTCTTGCTGGAATTAGCATAATCTCCTTTGTACTAA ATGTCGAATGGTTTGACATCCATCACAGGACATTTGCTGGTGTCATTGTGAGCTTAGATTGGACGCTTGGAAACTGGCTGCTAGTGGGAATTGCATACTTTGTGAGAGACTGGCGGAGGCTGATATTAGCAGCGACTTCTCCTCTCCTATTGTCTGTTTTTGCCTGGAG GTGGCTTCCAGAGTCTGCCAGATGGTTGGTAGCCAGTGGACAAGCAGAAAAGGCTCATGGATTACTTAGACAATGTGCCCATATTAACAAAAGATCCATGCCAATGGCTGACATCACACCAGAG ATGCTTGTAAAGTCAGTGACAGCCGAAAGGAGTCATAAGAAGTACACTTTGATCGACCTGGTGAGAACTCCAAACATCAGGAAACTTACTATTTGTACAGGCATTGTGTG GTTTGGAGTTGCTTTTACATATTATGGAATAAGTCTCAACATCACTGGGTTTGGGCTGAACATCTACCTCACGCAGTTCCTTTACGCATTCATAGAGATGCCAGGCAAGATTGGGGTGTTTTACTTTTTGAAAAAAATTGGCAGAAAACCTGGACAAGTGTGGACCCTTCTTCTGACAGGACTCTGTCTACTTATCAGCATGTGGATCCCAAAAG ACATGAGGGAGTTTAGtgccattgtgtccataattGGAAAAGGCCTATCAGAAGGATCTTTTACAATCATTTATCTTTACACCATTGAACTCTTCCCAACTGTTGTACG GCAGAACGGTTTGGGTTACACTGCGTTTGTTGCACGTCTGGGAGTGTCCATCGCACCCCTCATCTTTCTATTGGAGGATGTGTGGCAGCGTCTGCCGGCGGTGATCTATTGTATGGTGGCCATTGGTTCTGGTTTGGTGGCATCCCTCCTGCCTGAGACTCTTAACATTTGTCTTCCAGAGTTCATAGAGGATATTGAGAAACCGAG GGCCGAATCCAAACTAGGTCGAAACCAAACTGAGGGACAACATTTAAATAAAGAAAACTTCAGCGATGAAAATGATGAAGAGAAGATGAATCTACGTGAGGCATTGTAA